The proteins below come from a single Kosakonia sp. SMBL-WEM22 genomic window:
- a CDS encoding NAD(P)-dependent oxidoreductase — MKVLVTGATSGLGRNAVEYLRQKGIAVRATGRNEAMGKLLCKMGAEFVPADLTQLVSSQAKVMLAGIDTLWHCSSFTSPWGTQEAFDLANVRATRRLGEWAVAWGVRNFIHISSPSLYFDYHHHRDIDEAFRPRRFANEFARSKAAGEQVIDLLAQANPQTRFTILRPQSLFGPHDKVFIPRLAQMMQHYRSVLLPRGGDALVDMTYYENAVHAMWLASQTECDTLPSGRAFNITNGEPRSLRTIVQTLIDELGIDCRIRSVPYTMLDMVARSMERFGDKRAKEPAFTHYGVSKLNFDFTLDIKRAQQELGYTPIVTLDEGIRRTAFWLKDHGKLHR; from the coding sequence ATGAAGGTTCTGGTCACGGGCGCAACCAGCGGTTTAGGCCGAAACGCGGTCGAATATCTGCGGCAAAAAGGCATTGCAGTCCGGGCGACGGGCCGCAACGAAGCGATGGGTAAGCTGCTCTGCAAGATGGGCGCTGAGTTTGTACCGGCGGATTTAACCCAGCTGGTCTCTTCGCAGGCAAAAGTGATGCTCGCGGGTATCGATACATTGTGGCACTGTTCGAGTTTCACCTCGCCCTGGGGTACTCAGGAAGCGTTTGATCTCGCCAACGTGCGCGCCACGCGCCGTCTCGGCGAATGGGCGGTTGCCTGGGGCGTGCGTAACTTTATCCATATCTCCTCCCCGTCGCTCTATTTCGATTACCATCACCATCGCGACATTGATGAAGCGTTCCGCCCGCGGCGCTTCGCTAACGAGTTTGCCCGCAGTAAAGCCGCCGGGGAGCAGGTTATCGATCTGCTGGCGCAGGCAAACCCGCAGACCCGCTTTACCATTTTGCGCCCGCAGAGCCTGTTTGGCCCGCACGATAAAGTCTTTATCCCGCGCCTGGCGCAGATGATGCAGCACTACCGCAGCGTGCTGCTGCCGCGCGGCGGCGATGCGCTGGTCGATATGACTTACTACGAAAACGCGGTGCATGCGATGTGGCTGGCGAGCCAGACCGAGTGCGACACCCTTCCCTCCGGGCGCGCTTTCAATATCACCAATGGTGAACCCCGCTCGCTGCGCACTATTGTGCAGACGCTGATTGATGAGCTGGGCATTGATTGCCGTATTCGTTCCGTGCCCTACACCATGCTGGATATGGTGGCGCGCAGCATGGAGCGCTTCGGCGATAAGCGCGCGAAAGAGCCCGCCTTTACGCATTACGGCGTCTCGAAGCTCAATTTTGATTTCACGCTGGATATCAAACGCGCGCAGCAGGAGCTGGGTTATACGCCGATTGTGACGCTCGATGAGGGCATCAGACGCACGGCGTTCTGGCTAAAAGATCACGGTAAGCTACACCGCTAA
- the artI gene encoding arginine ABC transporter substrate-binding protein ArtI — protein sequence MKKLLIAALVASISLSATAAQTIRFATEASYPPFESTDANNKIVGFDVDLANALCKEIDATCTFTNQAFDSLIPSLKFRRFDAVMAGMDITPEREKQVLFTTPYYDNSALFVGQQGKFTGIDQLKGKRVGVQNGTTHQKFITDKHPEITTVPYDSYQNARLDLQNGRIDAVFGDTAVVTEWLKSDAKLAAVGDKVTDKDYFGTGLGIAVRQGNTELQQKFNAALEKVKKDGTYQTIYSKWFQK from the coding sequence ATGAAAAAATTACTGATCGCCGCACTTGTTGCCAGCATCAGCCTTAGCGCTACAGCAGCCCAGACCATCCGTTTCGCCACCGAAGCGAGCTACCCTCCGTTTGAATCGACCGACGCCAATAACAAAATCGTTGGTTTTGATGTCGATCTGGCGAACGCCCTGTGTAAAGAGATCGACGCCACCTGTACCTTTACTAACCAGGCCTTTGACAGCCTGATCCCGAGCCTGAAATTCCGCCGTTTCGACGCGGTAATGGCCGGGATGGATATCACGCCTGAGCGTGAAAAACAGGTGCTGTTCACCACTCCGTATTATGACAACTCTGCGCTGTTTGTCGGCCAGCAGGGCAAATTCACCGGCATCGACCAGCTGAAAGGCAAGCGTGTCGGCGTGCAGAATGGCACCACGCACCAGAAATTCATCACCGATAAGCACCCGGAAATCACTACCGTGCCTTACGACAGCTACCAGAACGCGCGTCTGGATCTGCAAAATGGCCGTATTGATGCCGTCTTTGGCGACACGGCGGTAGTGACCGAGTGGCTGAAGTCTGACGCCAAACTGGCGGCGGTCGGCGACAAAGTGACCGACAAAGATTACTTCGGCACCGGCCTCGGTATCGCGGTACGCCAGGGTAACACCGAGCTGCAGCAGAAATTTAACGCCGCGCTGGAAAAAGTGAAGAAAGATGGGACTTACCAGACCATCTACAGCAAATGGTTCCAGAAGTAA
- a CDS encoding DoxX family protein — MVNSLLNSVNKMFSHEDLGRLLLRLAVGGLMLFHGVHKLIGGIDGIAGMLAAKGLPGFIAYGVLVGEVLCPVLIILGMFTRPAALVLAFTMVVAWLMMGIGETGSLEVTGAWAIESIVYFFLGALAVAFMGAGRYSVAPAWK, encoded by the coding sequence ATGGTTAATTCATTGTTAAATTCAGTTAATAAGATGTTTTCGCATGAGGATTTAGGGCGCTTGCTGCTGCGGCTGGCGGTCGGCGGGCTGATGCTGTTTCACGGTGTGCATAAGCTGATTGGTGGCATTGATGGCATTGCCGGGATGCTGGCGGCAAAAGGGCTGCCGGGGTTTATCGCCTACGGCGTGCTGGTGGGGGAGGTGCTCTGCCCGGTGTTGATCATTCTCGGTATGTTTACCCGCCCGGCGGCGCTGGTGCTGGCGTTTACCATGGTTGTCGCCTGGCTGATGATGGGCATCGGTGAAACTGGTTCGCTGGAGGTGACCGGCGCGTGGGCGATTGAGAGCATTGTCTACTTCTTCCTCGGTGCGCTGGCGGTGGCATTTATGGGCGCAGGGCGCTATTCCGTGGCGCCTGCCTGGAAGTAA
- a CDS encoding lipoprotein — MRYSVLTLVLPCALLLSACSTVEPAFKDTGARVGACVEGGPDSVAQQFYDYRIEHPGANWSSLRPYLSDDLSKMLTAASRDARNNVLLKGDPFSSRNLAPEKADVASTSTIPNSDARNIPLRVTLTKGDQRWQDEVLMIREGHCWAVDDVRYLGGTVHAPAGTLRQSVEHR, encoded by the coding sequence ATGCGCTATTCAGTTTTGACTCTTGTTCTGCCGTGCGCGCTGCTGTTAAGCGCTTGTAGCACCGTTGAGCCCGCTTTCAAAGATACCGGCGCGCGTGTCGGTGCCTGCGTGGAAGGCGGCCCGGACAGTGTGGCACAGCAATTCTATGACTACCGCATTGAACATCCCGGCGCGAACTGGTCTTCGCTGCGCCCTTACCTGAGCGATGATCTGAGCAAAATGCTTACCGCTGCCAGCCGCGACGCACGTAACAACGTGCTGCTGAAGGGCGATCCCTTCTCCAGCCGTAACCTGGCACCAGAAAAAGCGGATGTTGCCAGCACCTCAACCATCCCGAACAGCGACGCGCGCAATATTCCGCTGCGCGTGACCTTAACCAAAGGCGATCAGCGCTGGCAGGACGAGGTACTGATGATCCGCGAAGGTCACTGCTGGGCAGTCGATGATGTGCGCTACCTCGGCGGCACGGTACATGCCCCGGCCGGTACACTGCGTCAGTCGGTGGAGCACCGCTAA
- the ltaE gene encoding low-specificity L-threonine aldolase, giving the protein MIDLRSDTVTRPGRAMLEAMMAAPVGDDVYGDDPTVNELQAYAAELSGKEAALFLPTGTQANLVALLSHCERGEEYIVGQGAHNYLYEAGGAAVLGSIQPQPIDAAADGTLPLEKVAAKIKADDIHFARTKLLSLENTHNGKVLPRDYLQQAWDFTRERGLALHVDGARIFNALVEYGCDLKAIAQYCDSFTICLSKGLGTPVGSLLVGDKAYIARANRWRKMTGGGMRQAGFLAAAGLYALKHNVERLKEDHENAAWLATQLRELGVDVMRHDTNMVFVRVGDNAQALGAFMRERGVTITAGSVVRLVTHLDVSRQQLGEVVRHWQAFLQR; this is encoded by the coding sequence GTGATTGATTTACGCAGTGACACCGTGACCCGACCTGGACGCGCCATGCTGGAGGCAATGATGGCCGCCCCGGTCGGGGATGATGTCTATGGCGATGACCCAACGGTTAACGAACTTCAGGCCTACGCCGCTGAACTGAGCGGCAAAGAGGCCGCCCTCTTTTTACCCACCGGCACACAAGCTAACCTGGTCGCCCTGCTCAGCCACTGTGAACGCGGCGAAGAGTACATTGTCGGCCAGGGCGCGCATAACTATCTCTATGAAGCGGGCGGTGCGGCGGTGCTCGGCAGTATCCAGCCACAGCCAATTGATGCTGCCGCCGACGGCACGCTGCCGCTGGAAAAGGTCGCCGCCAAGATCAAAGCGGATGATATTCACTTCGCCCGCACCAAGCTGCTGAGCCTCGAAAACACCCACAACGGCAAAGTGCTGCCACGCGACTACCTGCAACAGGCCTGGGACTTCACCCGCGAGCGCGGGCTGGCGCTGCACGTCGACGGCGCGCGCATCTTTAACGCGCTGGTGGAGTATGGCTGCGACTTAAAAGCGATCGCGCAATATTGCGACTCTTTCACCATCTGCCTCTCCAAAGGTCTCGGCACGCCGGTTGGCTCGCTGCTGGTCGGTGATAAAGCCTATATCGCCCGCGCAAACCGCTGGCGCAAGATGACCGGCGGCGGCATGCGCCAGGCAGGCTTTCTTGCCGCAGCCGGGCTCTATGCGCTGAAACACAACGTTGAGCGGCTGAAAGAGGATCATGAGAACGCCGCCTGGCTGGCGACACAGCTGCGCGAACTCGGCGTCGACGTAATGCGCCACGATACCAATATGGTGTTTGTCCGCGTCGGGGATAACGCTCAGGCGCTGGGCGCGTTTATGCGCGAGCGCGGGGTGACGATCACCGCAGGCAGCGTGGTGCGGCTGGTCACGCATCTGGATGTCAGCCGCCAGCAGCTTGGCGAGGTGGTTCGCCACTGGCAGGCATTTTTGCAGCGCTAA
- a CDS encoding WG repeat-containing protein has protein sequence MGLRILTGALLMAAFAVHSAPTPPFSCAYWDKKTDNVETLANCATLQEGKLVFLPELFEKSQDVDGMSWVGLYDYTREAGLPDADYYVRAPDRYLPVVHFDNGPDWFVEGLVRARQNGKVGYWDDSFRNHIAPQFDYAWQFQEGKALVCNGCKPQREGEHTALGGGEWFYINKNGQRVSEIRSGPF, from the coding sequence ATGGGTTTACGCATCCTTACCGGTGCGCTGCTGATGGCGGCTTTTGCTGTGCACAGTGCGCCGACACCGCCCTTTAGCTGCGCTTACTGGGATAAAAAAACGGACAACGTCGAGACACTCGCCAACTGCGCCACCCTGCAGGAGGGCAAGCTGGTGTTTCTGCCGGAGTTGTTCGAAAAGAGTCAGGATGTGGATGGCATGTCGTGGGTGGGCTTATATGACTACACCCGCGAGGCCGGGCTGCCGGATGCCGATTACTATGTCCGCGCGCCGGATCGCTATCTGCCGGTGGTGCATTTCGATAACGGCCCGGACTGGTTTGTTGAAGGGCTGGTGCGCGCCCGGCAAAATGGCAAAGTGGGCTACTGGGACGATTCGTTCCGCAACCATATTGCGCCGCAGTTTGACTACGCGTGGCAGTTTCAGGAGGGGAAAGCGCTGGTCTGTAACGGCTGCAAACCGCAGCGTGAGGGCGAGCACACGGCGCTTGGCGGCGGCGAGTGGTTTTACATCAATAAAAACGGCCAGCGGGTTTCCGAAATCCGGTCCGGGCCGTTTTAA
- the artQ gene encoding arginine ABC transporter permease ArtQ, giving the protein MNEMFPLASAAGMTVGLAVCALIIGLVLAMIFAVWESVKWRPIAWIGTALVTILRGLPEILVVLFIYFGSSQLLLLLSDGFTLNLGVVQIPVQMQIENFDVSPFLCGVIALSLLYAAYASQTLRGALKAVPEGQRESGQALGLSKGAIFFRLVMPQMWRHALPGLGNQWLVLLKDTALVSLISVNDLMLQTKSIATRTQEPFTWYIVAAAIYLVITLLSQWVLKRIDLRATRFERRPG; this is encoded by the coding sequence ATGAATGAAATGTTTCCATTAGCAAGCGCCGCCGGGATGACCGTCGGCCTTGCCGTCTGCGCGCTGATCATCGGCCTGGTGCTGGCGATGATCTTTGCCGTCTGGGAGTCGGTCAAATGGCGACCGATTGCCTGGATCGGCACCGCGCTGGTGACGATTTTACGCGGCCTGCCAGAGATTCTGGTGGTGCTGTTTATCTATTTCGGCTCCTCGCAGCTGCTGCTGCTGCTGTCGGACGGCTTTACCCTCAACCTCGGCGTTGTGCAGATCCCGGTGCAGATGCAGATTGAGAATTTCGACGTCAGCCCGTTCCTCTGCGGTGTGATCGCCCTCTCCCTGCTCTATGCGGCTTACGCCTCGCAAACCCTGCGCGGTGCGTTAAAAGCGGTGCCGGAGGGTCAGCGCGAGTCGGGACAGGCGCTGGGCTTATCGAAAGGGGCTATTTTCTTTCGCCTGGTGATGCCGCAGATGTGGCGTCACGCGCTGCCGGGGCTCGGTAATCAGTGGCTGGTGCTGCTGAAAGACACTGCGCTGGTGTCGCTGATTAGCGTTAACGATCTGATGCTGCAAACCAAAAGTATCGCTACCCGCACCCAGGAGCCGTTTACCTGGTATATCGTCGCGGCGGCGATCTATCTGGTGATCACTCTGCTCAGCCAGTGGGTGCTGAAACGCATCGATTTGCGCGCGACGCGCTTTGAACGGAGGCCGGGATAA
- the poxB gene encoding ubiquinone-dependent pyruvate dehydrogenase: MKQTVAAYIAKTLEQAGVKRIWGVTGDSLNGLSDSLNRMGTIDWMPTRHEEVAAFAAGAEAQVSGELAVCAGSCGPGNLHLINGLFDCHRNRVPVLAIAAHIPSSEIGSGYFQETHPQELFRECSHYCELVSNPEQIPQVLAIAMRKAILNRGVSVVVLPGDVALQAAPENASSHWYRAPQPVVVPAEEELQKLAQLLRYSSNVALMCGSGCAGAHKELLAFAGKLNAPIVHALRGKEHVEYDNPFDVGMTGLIGFSSGFHAMMNADTLVLLGTQFPYRAFYPSDAKIIQIDINPASLGAHSKVDMALVGDIKATLAALVPLLEQKTDRAFLDKALENYRDARKGLDDLAKPSDKAIHPQYLAQRISDFADDDAIFTCDVGTPTVWAARYLKMNGKRRLIGSFNHGSMANAMPQAIGAQATFPQRQVVAMCGDGGFSMLMGDFLSVAQMKLPLKIVVFNNSVLGFVAMEMKAGGYLTDGTELQATNFARIAEACGITGIRVEKSSDVDEALQRAFAIDGPVLIDVTVAKEELAMPPQIKLEQAKGFSLYMLRAIINGRGDEVVELAKTNWLR, translated from the coding sequence ATGAAACAGACAGTGGCCGCGTATATCGCCAAAACCCTCGAACAGGCGGGCGTAAAACGGATTTGGGGCGTCACCGGCGACTCCCTCAACGGGCTAAGCGACAGCCTGAACCGCATGGGCACCATCGACTGGATGCCCACCCGCCATGAAGAGGTCGCTGCTTTTGCCGCCGGTGCCGAAGCGCAGGTATCAGGCGAGCTGGCGGTGTGCGCCGGCTCCTGCGGGCCAGGCAACCTGCACCTGATCAATGGCCTGTTTGATTGCCACCGCAACCGCGTCCCGGTGTTGGCTATCGCCGCGCACATTCCGTCGAGCGAAATCGGCAGCGGCTATTTTCAGGAGACCCACCCGCAGGAGCTCTTCCGTGAATGCAGCCACTACTGCGAGCTGGTCTCCAACCCGGAGCAGATCCCGCAAGTGCTGGCGATTGCCATGCGCAAGGCGATCCTCAACCGCGGCGTCTCCGTCGTGGTGCTGCCCGGCGATGTTGCCCTGCAGGCAGCCCCGGAGAACGCCAGCAGCCACTGGTATCGCGCCCCGCAGCCGGTGGTGGTTCCCGCCGAGGAGGAGTTGCAAAAGCTGGCGCAGTTGCTGCGTTACTCCAGCAATGTCGCACTGATGTGCGGCAGCGGCTGTGCCGGTGCGCATAAAGAGCTGCTGGCCTTCGCCGGTAAGCTGAATGCGCCGATTGTTCACGCCCTGCGCGGTAAAGAGCACGTTGAGTATGACAACCCCTTTGATGTCGGCATGACCGGGCTGATTGGCTTCTCATCCGGCTTCCACGCCATGATGAATGCCGACACGCTGGTGCTGCTCGGCACCCAGTTCCCCTACCGCGCCTTCTACCCGAGTGATGCGAAGATCATCCAGATCGATATCAACCCGGCGAGCCTTGGCGCGCACAGTAAAGTGGATATGGCGCTGGTCGGCGATATCAAAGCGACGCTGGCAGCGCTGGTGCCGCTGCTCGAACAGAAAACGGATCGCGCCTTCCTCGATAAAGCGCTGGAGAACTACCGCGATGCACGCAAAGGCCTGGACGATTTGGCGAAGCCGAGTGACAAGGCTATCCACCCGCAATATCTGGCCCAGCGCATCAGTGATTTCGCCGATGATGACGCCATTTTCACCTGCGATGTCGGCACGCCGACTGTCTGGGCCGCGCGCTACCTGAAGATGAACGGTAAACGTCGATTGATTGGCTCTTTTAACCACGGTTCAATGGCTAACGCCATGCCGCAGGCGATTGGCGCCCAGGCCACCTTCCCGCAGCGCCAGGTGGTGGCGATGTGCGGGGATGGCGGTTTTAGCATGCTGATGGGCGATTTCCTCTCAGTGGCGCAGATGAAGCTGCCGCTGAAGATCGTCGTCTTTAATAACAGCGTGCTCGGCTTTGTGGCGATGGAGATGAAAGCAGGCGGCTATCTGACCGATGGCACCGAATTGCAGGCCACAAACTTTGCCCGCATCGCCGAAGCGTGTGGCATCACCGGCATTCGCGTAGAGAAATCCTCCGACGTTGACGAGGCGCTACAGCGTGCTTTCGCTATAGATGGGCCGGTGCTGATTGACGTCACCGTCGCCAAAGAGGAACTGGCGATGCCGCCGCAAATCAAGCTTGAGCAAGCGAAAGGCTTCAGCCTCTATATGCTGCGCGCGATCATTAACGGACGCGGCGATGAGGTGGTTGAACTGGCGAAAACCAACTGGCTCAGGTAA
- a CDS encoding DUF2867 domain-containing protein → MAQRIAVLGASGYIGQRLVTALSEQGHQVKAVARRLGRLQKLALANVALHEIDLFWPQALPALLEDVDTLYYLVHSMGESGDFVAHERQIALNVRDALQGCGVKQVIYLSSLQANEGSDSDHLLARQHTGDLLRGAGVPVTELRAGIIVGAGSAAFEVMRDMVFNLPVLTPPRWVRSRTTPIALENLLHYLLELLNHPANTLRVFEAAGPEVLTYQQQFIRFMAVSGVKRPLIPLPLPTRLISVWFLHLITSVPPSIAKALIQGLKHDLLADDRALRALIPQTLIPFDEAVRRTLEEEEKLVNSSDWGYDPQAFSRWRPQYGYYPKQAGFSVTTQASAQALWQVINGIGGKERYFFGNPLWQTRAALDRLIGHKLAHGRPQRPYLQVGDTVDSWKVIIVEPQRQLALLFGMKAPGLGRLTFTVTDKGDCRLLDVRAWWHPHGMPGLFYWLLMFPAHLFIFRGMAQRIARLAEKGSEKV, encoded by the coding sequence GTGGCGCAGCGGATAGCGGTGCTCGGGGCCAGCGGCTATATCGGGCAGCGGCTGGTAACAGCCCTCAGTGAGCAGGGGCATCAGGTGAAAGCCGTGGCGCGGCGCTTAGGGCGGCTGCAAAAGCTGGCGCTGGCGAATGTCGCGCTGCATGAGATCGATCTCTTCTGGCCGCAGGCGCTGCCCGCGCTGCTGGAGGATGTCGATACCCTCTACTATCTGGTGCACAGCATGGGCGAGAGCGGCGACTTTGTCGCCCATGAGCGGCAGATCGCCCTGAATGTGCGCGATGCGCTACAGGGCTGTGGCGTGAAACAGGTGATCTACCTCAGCTCCCTACAGGCGAATGAGGGAAGTGACTCCGATCATCTGCTCGCCCGCCAGCACACCGGCGATCTGCTGCGCGGCGCAGGTGTACCGGTGACTGAGCTGCGCGCCGGGATCATTGTTGGTGCCGGCTCGGCGGCGTTTGAAGTGATGCGCGACATGGTCTTTAACCTGCCGGTGCTGACCCCGCCGCGCTGGGTGCGCTCGCGCACTACCCCCATCGCGCTGGAGAATCTGCTGCACTATCTGCTTGAGTTGCTCAACCATCCGGCCAACACGCTCCGGGTGTTTGAAGCCGCCGGGCCGGAGGTGCTCACCTATCAGCAGCAGTTTATCCGCTTTATGGCGGTGAGCGGCGTCAAACGCCCGCTTATCCCGCTGCCGCTGCCGACGCGGCTTATCTCGGTATGGTTTTTACACCTCATCACCTCCGTACCGCCCTCGATTGCGAAAGCATTAATCCAGGGGCTGAAACATGACCTGCTGGCAGACGACCGCGCCCTGCGCGCGTTAATTCCCCAGACGCTAATCCCCTTTGATGAGGCGGTGCGCCGCACCCTTGAGGAGGAGGAGAAGCTGGTTAACTCCAGCGACTGGGGCTACGACCCGCAGGCTTTTTCCCGCTGGCGTCCGCAATATGGTTACTACCCAAAACAGGCCGGTTTCAGCGTCACCACCCAGGCCAGCGCGCAGGCGTTATGGCAGGTGATTAACGGTATCGGCGGCAAAGAGCGCTATTTTTTTGGCAATCCTTTGTGGCAAACCCGCGCCGCGCTCGACAGGCTTATCGGTCATAAGCTGGCGCACGGGCGGCCGCAACGCCCCTATTTGCAGGTCGGCGATACGGTAGACAGCTGGAAGGTCATTATCGTTGAGCCGCAGCGGCAACTTGCCCTGCTGTTTGGCATGAAAGCGCCAGGGCTTGGGCGCTTAACCTTTACGGTGACGGATAAGGGCGATTGTCGACTGCTGGATGTGCGCGCCTGGTGGCATCCACACGGTATGCCGGGGCTCTTTTACTGGCTGCTGATGTTTCCGGCGCATCTGTTTATTTTTCGCGGTATGGCACAACGTATCGCCAGGCTTGCGGAAAAAGGCAGTGAAAAAGTCTGA
- a CDS encoding N-acetylmuramoyl-L-alanine amidase — MKTWGIVLLALILAGCASDKKDDNKGVIEKPGYQLVTRYQAQAAYPRIKVLVIHYTADDFDVSLTTLLGKDVSSHYLIPANPPREKGKPRIWQLVPEQKLAWHAGASFWRGSTRINDTSIGIELENRGWQKTAEGKTFVPFAQAQINALIPLVKDIVARYNIPPQNVVAHADIAPQRKDDPGPQFPWQVLAAQGIGAWPDPARVAFYLNGRAEYTRVSNAALLDLLARYGYDVKSYMTPLQQKRVIMAFQMHFRPAKWDGVADAESLAIAEALLEKYGQAE; from the coding sequence ATGAAAACGTGGGGTATAGTGCTACTGGCGCTAATACTGGCAGGCTGTGCCAGTGATAAGAAAGATGACAACAAAGGCGTTATTGAGAAACCTGGCTATCAACTGGTGACCCGTTATCAGGCGCAAGCGGCTTATCCCCGCATTAAAGTGCTGGTGATCCATTATACGGCAGATGATTTTGATGTCTCGTTGACCACACTGCTCGGCAAAGATGTCAGTTCACACTACTTAATCCCGGCTAATCCGCCGCGGGAAAAGGGTAAACCGCGCATCTGGCAGCTGGTGCCGGAGCAGAAACTGGCGTGGCATGCGGGGGCCAGCTTCTGGCGCGGCTCGACGCGCATTAATGACACATCGATTGGTATTGAGCTGGAAAACCGCGGCTGGCAGAAGACGGCGGAAGGTAAAACTTTTGTTCCTTTTGCGCAGGCACAAATCAATGCATTGATTCCGCTGGTAAAAGATATCGTCGCGCGTTACAACATCCCGCCGCAGAATGTGGTGGCGCATGCGGATATTGCGCCGCAGCGTAAAGACGATCCCGGCCCGCAGTTTCCCTGGCAGGTGTTAGCCGCGCAGGGGATTGGCGCCTGGCCCGATCCGGCGCGCGTGGCGTTTTACCTTAATGGCCGCGCCGAGTACACGCGGGTCAGCAACGCGGCACTGCTCGATCTGCTGGCGCGTTACGGGTATGACGTCAAATCGTATATGACACCGCTGCAACAAAAGCGGGTCATCATGGCATTTCAAATGCATTTTCGCCCGGCGAAGTGGGACGGCGTGGCTGACGCCGAAAGCTTAGCGATCGCCGAGGCTTTACTGGAAAAATATGGTCAGGCAGAGTGA
- the artM gene encoding arginine ABC transporter permease ArtM — MLEFMPELFKGLHTSLTLTVASLIVALVLSLLFTIVLTLKTPVLTQIVRAYITLFTGTPLLVQIFLIYYGPGQFPSLQNYPAIWRLLSEPWLCALIALSLNSAAYTTQLFYGAIRAIPDGQWQSCGALGMSKKDTLAILLPYAFKRALSSYSNEVVLVFKSTSLAYTITLMEVMGHGQLLYGRTYDVTVFGAAGLIYLVVNGLLTLMMRLIERKALAFERRN; from the coding sequence ATGCTTGAGTTTATGCCCGAGCTGTTCAAGGGGCTGCACACCAGCCTGACGCTGACTGTGGCCTCGCTGATTGTCGCACTGGTGCTTTCATTGCTCTTCACCATCGTGCTGACGCTGAAAACACCTGTGCTGACGCAGATTGTCCGCGCCTATATCACGCTCTTTACCGGCACGCCGCTGCTGGTGCAGATCTTCCTCATCTACTACGGGCCGGGGCAGTTCCCCTCTTTGCAGAACTATCCGGCGATCTGGCGCCTGCTCTCTGAGCCATGGCTTTGTGCGCTTATTGCGCTGTCGCTTAACAGTGCGGCCTATACCACGCAGCTCTTCTATGGTGCTATTCGCGCCATTCCCGATGGGCAGTGGCAATCCTGTGGCGCACTGGGGATGAGTAAGAAAGATACGCTGGCGATCCTGCTGCCGTATGCCTTCAAACGCGCCCTCTCCTCCTACTCGAACGAAGTGGTGCTGGTGTTCAAAAGTACGTCGCTGGCCTATACCATTACATTGATGGAAGTGATGGGTCACGGGCAGCTGCTGTATGGACGCACCTACGACGTGACGGTGTTTGGTGCAGCGGGTTTAATTTACCTGGTGGTGAACGGCCTGCTTACGCTGATGATGCGCCTGATTGAACGTAAAGCGCTCGCCTTTGAGCGGCGGAACTAA
- the artP gene encoding arginine ABC transporter ATP-binding protein ArtP: MSIKLNSINCFYGAHQALFDITLECPQGETLVLLGPSGAGKSSLLRVLNLLEMPRSGQLTIAGNHFDFAKTPSDNAIRELRQNVGMVFQQYNLWPHLTVQQNLIEAPCRVLGLRKDEALARAEKLLERLRLKPYSDRYPLHLSGGQQQRVAIARALMMEPQVLLFDEPTAALDPEITAQIVSIIRELSQTGITQVIVTHEVEVARKTASRVVYMENGHIVEQGDAGCFAAPQTDAFKYYLSH; this comes from the coding sequence ATGAGTATTAAATTAAACAGCATCAATTGCTTCTACGGCGCACATCAGGCGCTGTTCGATATCACACTGGAGTGCCCGCAGGGTGAAACGCTGGTGCTGCTCGGCCCAAGCGGCGCGGGGAAAAGCTCGCTGCTGCGCGTGCTGAACCTGCTCGAAATGCCGCGCTCTGGCCAGCTGACCATCGCAGGCAATCATTTCGATTTCGCCAAAACTCCTTCTGATAATGCGATTCGCGAATTGCGCCAGAATGTGGGCATGGTGTTTCAGCAATATAATCTTTGGCCGCACCTCACCGTGCAGCAGAACCTGATTGAAGCGCCGTGCCGCGTGCTCGGATTACGCAAAGATGAGGCGCTGGCGCGCGCTGAGAAGCTGCTCGAGCGTTTACGCCTTAAGCCTTACAGCGATCGCTATCCGCTGCACCTCTCCGGTGGTCAGCAGCAGCGTGTGGCAATTGCGCGCGCGCTGATGATGGAGCCGCAGGTGCTGCTGTTTGATGAGCCAACCGCCGCGCTCGATCCAGAGATCACCGCACAGATCGTCAGCATCATTCGCGAGCTGTCGCAAACCGGTATTACGCAAGTTATCGTGACCCACGAAGTGGAAGTGGCGCGCAAGACGGCCAGTCGCGTGGTGTATATGGAAAATGGTCACATTGTTGAGCAAGGGGATGCGGGCTGCTTTGCTGCGCCGCAGACCGACGCGTTTAAATACTACCTATCTCACTGA